The following are encoded together in the Corynebacterium jeikeium genome:
- a CDS encoding TetR/AcrR family transcriptional regulator, with the protein MRTGEQHIDTAAWMQAIFNRSEQAGTRRERTKQALLRAGIELIAEEQTDLSILAITQKAGVSNGSFYNFFKDRTQFFDAVAEYAVNNLASIFDLAADQDLDSIDAAAMNIRILAYAHRLVPTLSKSIVRRSPDFYTMPNELVRKLRQRISAGVDDGSFHVASTETAAAIVFGANAMLGQRLHEDATLNSRTAGDDLALDLLRMLGVSEERALQAIARPIDDYLTPPQ; encoded by the coding sequence GTGCGAACAGGCGAGCAACACATCGACACCGCCGCGTGGATGCAGGCCATCTTCAACCGCAGCGAGCAGGCAGGTACGCGTCGCGAGCGGACCAAACAGGCGTTACTGCGCGCCGGCATCGAGTTGATCGCGGAGGAACAGACGGACCTCTCTATCCTGGCGATCACCCAAAAGGCCGGGGTTTCCAACGGCAGTTTCTACAACTTCTTTAAAGACCGTACGCAGTTCTTCGACGCGGTCGCGGAGTACGCGGTTAACAACCTGGCCAGCATCTTTGATCTGGCGGCGGACCAGGATCTGGACTCGATCGATGCGGCGGCCATGAACATCCGCATCCTGGCGTATGCGCACCGACTGGTGCCAACGCTGTCGAAGTCGATTGTTCGCCGCTCCCCGGACTTCTACACCATGCCCAACGAGCTGGTGCGAAAGTTGCGCCAGCGGATCAGCGCGGGCGTGGACGACGGCTCCTTCCACGTGGCCAGCACCGAAACGGCTGCAGCGATTGTCTTCGGGGCAAACGCGATGCTGGGGCAGCGCCTGCACGAGGATGCGACGTTAAACAGCAGGACCGCCGGGGACGACCTAGCGCTGGATTTGCTGCGCATGCTGGGGGTTAGTGAGGAGCGCGCCCTGCAGGCCATCGCGCGGCCAATCGACGATTACTTGACGCCACCGCAATAG
- a CDS encoding alpha/beta-hydrolase family protein, whose translation MRNPRRRILPGLKRRAKWASLTTLSYSFRAAAGAIDLYANLFPGVRLNRRYALDPRRGFAIIGAEIGMWNAFSPSLLPHPWWAVAGNASTSQAVGHLNGTIIANAVLPAFRAAGLDLRELVNKPGYREAYRAIHAAFTLATAVAAYRFYKRQGESAALVNSQRLGAPSAFVGVAVSTLGYGAFLLLGELLQSSFDFTRHSLRRFVPAPVAVPVAAGAVGVIAYLISDKILLRQFLEKFNEKAELVNRRVYWGYQQPWEPERSGSVWSHERWISLGAQGRVVVGGGPRARDITEVTGLDDVHEPIRIYGGLAPGRTLESIVELVKRELLRTGALHRSAIVIHASTGTGWVPDWQLDTVEFLTGGNCVNVTMQYSYVQSPVAYVLDRDTPVRAAKLLIDAVFELLDGMTNPPKVFVTGESLGAYGTAAAFDGLEDMLAKVDGAVLSGAPRFTTMIRDMTTNRGEGSPERLPLYDQGRHVRFISHADHLDHDWRGQEYGQAWQHPRMAVVQHASDAIVWWDTDLFWKEPDWLREPGARGVAAPSTQYNDVVDKLRWIPFTTGWQVAMDMLNSKQTPAGHGHNYRGIMVPTWERILGSDLVCVPLNPELQKRITDWITKHSRDTRREEDRFLDRFGFGVARED comes from the coding sequence ATGCGTAATCCGCGGCGAAGAATCCTTCCGGGCCTAAAACGGCGTGCGAAGTGGGCCTCCCTCACCACGCTGTCCTACTCCTTTCGTGCCGCCGCCGGCGCAATTGACCTCTACGCCAACCTCTTCCCAGGCGTGCGCCTAAACAGGCGCTATGCCCTGGATCCCCGCCGTGGCTTCGCCATCATCGGCGCGGAAATCGGCATGTGGAATGCCTTTTCGCCCTCGCTGCTGCCGCACCCTTGGTGGGCCGTCGCCGGTAACGCCTCTACGTCTCAGGCGGTCGGACACCTCAACGGCACCATCATCGCTAACGCAGTGCTTCCGGCCTTCCGTGCCGCTGGCCTGGACCTGCGGGAGCTGGTGAACAAACCCGGCTATCGCGAGGCCTACCGTGCCATCCACGCTGCGTTTACCCTGGCTACAGCCGTCGCGGCCTATCGCTTCTACAAGCGTCAGGGCGAGTCCGCCGCGTTGGTAAACAGCCAGCGCCTAGGCGCCCCCTCCGCCTTCGTTGGAGTGGCCGTCAGCACTCTCGGCTATGGCGCATTCCTGCTGCTCGGCGAGCTACTACAGTCCAGCTTCGACTTCACCCGCCATTCGCTGCGCCGGTTCGTCCCCGCCCCCGTTGCTGTGCCTGTGGCCGCCGGGGCGGTGGGCGTCATAGCCTACCTCATCTCCGACAAGATCCTGCTGCGGCAATTCCTCGAGAAGTTCAACGAGAAGGCCGAGCTCGTAAACCGCCGCGTGTACTGGGGTTACCAGCAGCCTTGGGAGCCCGAGCGTTCTGGTTCGGTGTGGTCACACGAAAGGTGGATCTCCCTGGGCGCCCAAGGCCGCGTGGTCGTCGGCGGTGGCCCCAGGGCGCGCGACATCACGGAGGTCACGGGCCTGGACGATGTGCACGAGCCGATCCGCATCTACGGCGGACTGGCCCCCGGACGAACGCTGGAGAGCATCGTTGAACTGGTAAAACGCGAACTGCTGCGGACGGGCGCCCTGCATCGTTCGGCCATCGTTATCCACGCCTCCACAGGCACTGGATGGGTACCGGACTGGCAGCTGGATACCGTCGAGTTCCTCACGGGCGGCAACTGCGTGAACGTGACGATGCAGTACTCCTATGTGCAGTCGCCGGTGGCCTATGTGCTTGACCGCGATACCCCAGTGCGCGCTGCCAAGTTACTTATTGACGCCGTGTTTGAGCTGCTAGACGGCATGACCAACCCACCAAAGGTGTTTGTGACCGGCGAATCCTTGGGGGCCTACGGCACGGCGGCGGCCTTCGATGGGCTGGAGGACATGCTCGCGAAGGTAGACGGGGCAGTATTATCCGGTGCGCCCCGCTTCACCACGATGATCAGGGACATGACCACCAACCGCGGCGAAGGCTCGCCGGAGCGGCTACCGCTGTATGACCAAGGTCGGCATGTGCGCTTCATTAGCCACGCCGACCACCTGGACCACGACTGGCGCGGCCAGGAGTACGGCCAGGCGTGGCAGCATCCGCGGATGGCCGTGGTGCAGCACGCCTCCGATGCGATCGTGTGGTGGGATACTGATCTGTTCTGGAAGGAACCCGACTGGCTACGCGAGCCCGGAGCTCGGGGCGTGGCCGCACCCTCCACGCAGTACAACGACGTAGTGGATAAGCTCCGCTGGATTCCGTTTACCACCGGCTGGCAAGTGGCCATGGACATGCTGAACTCTAAGCAAACTCCCGCAGGTCACGGGCATAACTACCGTGGAATTATGGTCCCCACCTGGGAGCGGATCCTAGGCTCCGACTTGGTGTGCGTACCCCTGAACCCAGAGCTACAAAAGCGCATTACGGATTGGATCACTAAGCATTCGCGGGATACGCGCCGGGAGGAAGACCGCTTCCTAGACCGATTCGGCTTCGGCGTGGCACGGGAGGACTAG
- a CDS encoding anti-sigma factor: MKDEKPDFGELEADLAELAEPVAPPPQLKSNIMDAIASGEYPQVAPGEEVGADNVVPLSKARGTRRGFARTAFAAAAAVVLLAGVGIVGITSGLWGGGENADLAENNTNQSGEDGGGDVPEVFSDSEGAGQGANGDELMQGAEAEDHMHSIMAMGDVRSVSLKAEGSTLDVVVSTEMDSGGAMVNGAPELKDGMGAQVWSINKNGAARSAGVIGQDPHDNVWMPLPADTMMVRVTEEPMDGSATPGGTVLAEGKL, from the coding sequence ATGAAAGACGAGAAGCCGGACTTCGGCGAGCTAGAGGCCGACCTGGCGGAGTTGGCCGAACCTGTGGCGCCTCCGCCGCAGTTGAAGTCGAACATCATGGATGCGATCGCTTCGGGCGAGTATCCACAGGTCGCGCCGGGTGAAGAGGTTGGTGCGGATAACGTTGTGCCTTTGTCGAAGGCGCGCGGGACTCGCCGTGGATTCGCGCGCACTGCCTTTGCCGCGGCTGCCGCAGTTGTACTACTGGCCGGCGTGGGGATTGTGGGCATCACCAGCGGGCTGTGGGGTGGCGGTGAGAACGCCGACCTTGCGGAGAACAACACCAACCAGTCCGGCGAAGACGGTGGAGGAGATGTCCCGGAGGTGTTCTCGGACTCCGAAGGAGCTGGTCAGGGTGCGAATGGCGATGAGCTGATGCAGGGTGCCGAAGCGGAAGACCACATGCACTCCATCATGGCGATGGGGGATGTGCGCAGCGTGTCGCTGAAGGCCGAAGGGTCGACGCTGGACGTGGTGGTCTCGACGGAGATGGATTCCGGTGGGGCGATGGTCAACGGTGCACCCGAGTTGAAGGACGGCATGGGCGCCCAGGTGTGGTCGATCAACAAGAACGGCGCCGCCCGATCAGCCGGCGTGATTGGCCAGGATCCGCACGACAACGTGTGGATGCCGCTGCCGGCGGACACGATGATGGTGCGCGTCACCGAGGAGCCGATGGACGGTAGCGCCACGCCGGGTGGGACCGTGCTGGCCGAGGGGAAGCTCTAG
- a CDS encoding RNA-binding domain-containing protein codes for MSVQRNIHEEPNQLLQFPEDQWFERKSFRIKPKDLAKTIVGMANSEGGVIAVGISDRQFEGKPTATQDNALRQTSLDHTDPTVRVQIELCDVDDRTQVYLFHVLPSERVHYLKSGDCFLRVGDETKHLRADDILELRYTKGEQQYDATVPANATPNDLNMDLVETYAETIGSSSAEDALKARNLIDREGRPRAAGILLFGHNPQEFFPNAHIRVLRFGEDERLPGQMQQLMDDQRFDGPIPQQIQAAQEAISGMLPNTRRLTGAGLFEDENLIPHDVWLEGLVNAVVHRSYSMVGDHIRFEIFPSRIEVSSPGRFPGLVDPTKPESIARFARNPLIARVTAELRIGQELGEGIRRMFASMRRVGFADPVYTQTSGSVVLTLNATQRLDAQVLGGLPRHSEDVLAALEMSGRPMSTGDVAEALGLSAPPVRRALQAMRDAGLVHWRGNGPRDPRAVWSVKGPLR; via the coding sequence GTGAGTGTGCAGCGAAATATCCACGAGGAGCCGAACCAGCTTCTGCAGTTCCCCGAAGACCAGTGGTTCGAGCGCAAATCTTTCCGCATTAAGCCGAAGGACTTGGCTAAGACAATTGTCGGCATGGCCAATTCTGAGGGCGGCGTAATTGCGGTTGGCATTTCGGACCGGCAATTCGAAGGAAAGCCGACCGCTACCCAAGACAATGCTCTGCGGCAGACGTCGTTGGATCACACGGATCCGACGGTTCGCGTCCAGATCGAGTTGTGCGACGTGGATGATCGTACGCAGGTGTATCTTTTCCACGTCTTGCCCAGTGAGCGGGTCCATTACCTGAAGTCAGGGGACTGCTTCTTGCGAGTGGGTGATGAAACGAAGCACTTGAGGGCTGATGACATTCTGGAGCTTCGTTACACCAAGGGTGAGCAGCAATACGATGCCACGGTTCCCGCGAACGCTACCCCGAACGATCTCAACATGGATCTGGTTGAGACTTATGCCGAGACCATTGGTTCTTCGAGTGCCGAAGATGCTCTGAAGGCGCGCAACCTGATTGACCGGGAAGGCAGGCCACGTGCTGCTGGGATATTGCTTTTCGGGCACAATCCTCAAGAGTTCTTCCCGAACGCACACATCCGGGTTTTACGTTTTGGCGAGGACGAGCGATTGCCTGGCCAGATGCAGCAGTTGATGGATGACCAGCGTTTTGATGGTCCGATACCGCAACAGATTCAAGCAGCTCAGGAAGCAATTAGCGGAATGCTGCCAAATACTCGACGGCTCACCGGCGCGGGTCTTTTCGAGGATGAGAACCTTATCCCTCACGACGTTTGGCTTGAGGGGTTGGTCAACGCGGTGGTGCATCGCTCGTACAGCATGGTCGGGGATCACATTCGTTTCGAAATTTTCCCGAGCCGGATTGAGGTCTCTAGCCCGGGGCGCTTCCCTGGTCTTGTAGATCCGACTAAACCGGAGTCCATTGCCCGCTTTGCGCGCAACCCTCTGATTGCGCGAGTAACCGCTGAGCTCCGCATTGGCCAGGAACTGGGTGAGGGAATCCGACGTATGTTTGCAAGTATGCGGCGGGTTGGGTTTGCTGATCCGGTATATACGCAAACTAGTGGCAGCGTAGTTCTTACATTGAACGCAACACAGCGTTTAGACGCCCAAGTGCTGGGTGGTCTCCCTCGTCATTCCGAGGATGTGCTTGCTGCTCTAGAAATGAGTGGTCGGCCAATGTCCACGGGTGATGTTGCCGAGGCGCTGGGCTTGTCGGCCCCGCCAGTGCGCCGTGCATTGCAGGCCATGCGTGATGCTGGGCTGGTTCATTGGCGTGGAAATGGACCGCGCGATCCGCGTGCCGTGTGGTCTGTAAAGGGGCCGCTTAGGTAG